In Streptomyces nojiriensis, one genomic interval encodes:
- a CDS encoding BlaI/MecI/CopY family transcriptional regulator, giving the protein MPRPLGELEDAVMTRVWQWNRPVTVREVLEDLQQERSIAYTTVMTVMDNLHQKGWVRREAEGRAYRYTAVSTRAAYSAALMNEAWSTSDNPAAALVAFFGMMSAEQREALRDAVRVVQYDDESGADAAPEPAAPPVAEGESAERPQEPGR; this is encoded by the coding sequence GTGCCTCGCCCCTTGGGAGAACTCGAAGACGCCGTCATGACACGGGTGTGGCAGTGGAACCGCCCGGTCACCGTGCGAGAAGTACTGGAAGACCTCCAGCAGGAACGGTCCATCGCGTACACCACGGTCATGACCGTTATGGACAATCTTCATCAGAAGGGCTGGGTCCGCCGGGAAGCCGAAGGCCGCGCCTATCGATATACGGCGGTCTCCACCCGCGCCGCCTACTCGGCCGCACTGATGAACGAAGCCTGGTCGACGAGCGACAACCCCGCGGCCGCCCTCGTGGCCTTCTTCGGCATGATGTCCGCGGAACAGCGGGAAGCCCTCCGGGACGCCGTGCGGGTCGTCCAGTACGACGACGAGTCGGGCGCCGACGCCGCCCCCGAACCCGCCGCTCCGCCCGTGGCCGAGGGGGAGTCCGCCGAGCGCCCGCAGGAGCCAGGGCGATAA